One Capra hircus breed San Clemente chromosome 29, ASM170441v1, whole genome shotgun sequence genomic region harbors:
- the LOC102175833 gene encoding CD59 glycoprotein-like: MASKGGYILLELLFFLAVLCQLGHSLQCYSCINQVDCTSVVNCTHNQDACLYVKAVPLKVYHQCWSLEHCNFEFIANALGEKELHYDCCQKNLCNKSDGTSVSEKTPLLLTLLLVAVCRFYL, translated from the coding sequence ATGGCAAGCAAAGGAGGGTACATCCTGCTCGAGCTCCTGTTCTTCCTGGCTGTCCTCTGCCAACTCGGTCATAGTCTGCAATGCTACAGCTGTATTAACCAAGTTGACTGCACTTCAGTCGTCAATTGTACACATAATCAAGATGCTTGTCTCTACGTTAAGGCTGTGCCGCTAAAAGTTTACCACCAGTGTTGGAGTTTGGAACATTGCAATTTTGAGTTCATTGCAAACGCCTTAGGGGAGAAGGAGCTCCACTATGACTGCTGCCAGAAGAACCTGTGTAACAAAAGTGACGGGACGAGCGTATCTGAGAAGACACCGCTGCTGCTCACCCTGCTGCTGGTGGCAGTCTGCCGCTTTTATCTCTAA